In Brachyspira aalborgi, the sequence ATCAAAAAAATATTTAACTATTCCCGGTATAACTTCTCCATGACTCTCATAATTTAATTCAGTTATTAAAATCATTCTATCCTCTAATTCCGCATTCAAAAAATTATCTAAATAATTATCCATAATTTGAGAATATATTTTATCATTATACCAATCTAAAATTCTATTATATTTTATATCAGAAGTTAAAACGCTAAATATTTTTATATAGCTTAAAAAAATTCCGTATTCATCTATTTGTTTAGATATAACCGCCTCTAAATATTTAAGTAATCTAAAGCATTTTTTTTTATCTTTAGTATAATATTGCGTGTAAATTTCATTATATAAAGTATTTATACAATTTGCATATATTATATTTAGATTTATTTTATCGTCCTTATTTTTTTCTATTATTGAAATATATTCATTTAAATATTTTGATATAAATTCTTCAGAAATTTTTTCATTTATTTTTATATCATAAGAATCATAACAAATTTTATTATATAATTCTTGCCTTTTAATTAATGATGGAATATTTTTTTCTCTATGTCTTAATCGAGTAGGTTTTAATACTATTTTTATACCAAAAATAGTTATTATTAAATATATATCTTTTTCTTTTATACTAAATAAAAAATTTATAAAATTCATATCGATTAACTTACACCAAATTTCCTTAAATTTTCTTTTTAAAAGCAATTCTTATAAATAATATCTTTAATACGAAATATTTATCGTCTATTTTTATTGAAAAAATATTTTTTAATAAATTATTAAAACTAATAACAATAGGTTTATTATAATATCTTTTATTTTTTAAACTTATTTTTATTCCAAATATTCTTATATTTGTATATTTCTTAAATATAATTATTGAAAAGAAATAAGGAATTAATTTTTCATTAAGATTTTCTAAAGATTTATATTCTATGCCGTTATAATCGCTAATTTCTTTAAATGCTTCGTATCCTTCAATAAAATCTTTTGAGAAAGTATCGCTTAAAATATTTTTATAATCTTTATCTTTTACTTGATTTAAATAATTATAATGATGATAACATAATTTTGAAAAACTATATCCGTATATCTTTTCTATATTTAATTTGCATAAAAAATTATAAATTTCGTCTAAAGATATTTTTACGGTTTCGCATAAAAATTTATATTTATTAATTTCTAAATTCTCAATTTTTGGACTTGCTCCGACATCATAATTATAAATATACAATTTTTTATTTAAAGTTTTATACGACTTGCAAAAATAAAGAGTTATTGCATATTGAAGCAAATCTTCCGAACTGCTTAATTTAATATTCGGTATATATGGGATTGATTTTTTTACAACATCTTTTTTAAAAAAATTACCAGCGACATTATGATAAAATCTTATGTCTAAAAGTTCAATGAAAGGATATTTAATTATATTTCTTTCAGATAATAACCATAATTCTAAATCTTCTACATCGTATTCTGAATATACTTTTATAGAAAAAGGAATAACATCGTAATCTCTTTTATAAACTATTTTATGCAATTCTTTGCAAGTATTAATATCAAGTTCGTCATCGCTGTCAACATAGGTAATATAATCTCCTTCAGCTTCAATACTTCCCGTTTTCCTTGCTATTAAAGTCCCTTTATTTTCGCTATGTTCAATATATTTTATTCTGTTATCTTTTTTCTGATATTCTTCAATTATTTCTTTACAATTTCCTTGAGAGCAATCATTAACAATTATAATTTCTATATCGTTAAAAGTTTGATTGACTAAACTATCTAAACATCTTCTTAAATATTTTTCCGTATTATAAACGGGAACTATAATCGATATTAACGGCATTTTATTTACCCTCTAACTTAAATTTAAATCATACAATTATTATTCATTATTGTATAACAAAAAATTTTTTAAATCTTCTAAATATTTATTTTCAAAGTCTACATAAGGACTTAAATCAAAATTTTCGGCTTCTTCAGGATTCTTAAATCCAAAACTTTCCATATAAGCAAAAACTTTTGATTTTTTATGCGGAAGTTTTATACCATTAATTCCTAATTTTGAAATGCATTCTTCATAACCTTCAAAACAGTTTAATACTTCTTTATAAAGAGCGATTTTTTCTATTAAAGTTTCAAGATTTCCACTATCTTTATTGTTTGGAAGTAAAAATATATCATAATTTTCTTTTGGAATATTCATTTGATTAATTTGATTTTCTATATTAGTTTTGGAATCGTTATAGTAATCGTCCGCGTCAAAAATAATTAAATGCTTTTCGTCATTTCTTATTAAATTTGGTTTATTAATTAAATTATTTTTTCCATCAACAATATCTATACGGACATCTATATTTAAATATTTACAATATAATTCAAGAAAATCTTTATCAGTATGTCCTTCTACTAAAATATGCATTTTAATACCTTTAATTTCTTATTTCGCTATCAGTTTCCATAGAATGGCTAAAATTTTCCTGTGTGAATCTTACGGCTTTAATATCTTTTTCTTTATCATGGTAAAGGTTAAATACAGAAATCATATCAGAATAATTGTTATTTTTAGTAAATTTATTTAATGTTTGTAAGAATTCTTTGCTATGAGTTGTAATAAAAAACTGTAGATTATATTTTTTTGATAAATCTGTTATATTTTTAATTAATACTTTCATTATTTCGTAATGAATGCCGTTTTCTATTTCGTCTATTAAAATATATTTATTTCCAGCTACCATTGAAGCGATAATAGTAAGATAAGTTTGAAAACCTTTTCCCATAGTTTTCAAATTTAAAGTATGTTCCAAATTATTAGTTTCTATAACTATTTTATTATCTATAAATCTTATATCTTCAATATTATCGTTGAATTGTCTGCAATATTCATGCAATTCTTCTTTTTCTTTTTTCTTTTCAAGAATATTTTTTAAATTTTTGTATAAATTATT encodes:
- a CDS encoding DUF3226 domain-containing protein, which translates into the protein MHILVEGHTDKDFLELYCKYLNIDVRIDIVDGKNNLINKPNLIRNDEKHLIIFDADDYYNDSKTNIENQINQMNIPKENYDIFLLPNNKDSGNLETLIEKIALYKEVLNCFEGYEECISKLGINGIKLPHKKSKVFAYMESFGFKNPEEAENFDLSPYVDFENKYLEDLKNFLLYNNE
- a CDS encoding glycosyltransferase family 2 protein; protein product: MPLISIIVPVYNTEKYLRRCLDSLVNQTFNDIEIIIVNDCSQGNCKEIIEEYQKKDNRIKYIEHSENKGTLIARKTGSIEAEGDYITYVDSDDELDINTCKELHKIVYKRDYDVIPFSIKVYSEYDVEDLELWLLSERNIIKYPFIELLDIRFYHNVAGNFFKKDVVKKSIPYIPNIKLSSSEDLLQYAITLYFCKSYKTLNKKLYIYNYDVGASPKIENLEINKYKFLCETVKISLDEIYNFLCKLNIEKIYGYSFSKLCYHHYNYLNQVKDKDYKNILSDTFSKDFIEGYEAFKEISDYNGIEYKSLENLNEKLIPYFFSIIIFKKYTNIRIFGIKISLKNKRYYNKPIVISFNNLLKNIFSIKIDDKYFVLKILFIRIAFKKKI